Proteins encoded within one genomic window of Couchioplanes caeruleus:
- a CDS encoding SDR family NAD(P)-dependent oxidoreductase — protein MTTMERFAFAGRTCVITGAASGIGAALALDLAKRRAVLALVDKDADGLARIADLARRTGAKDVSTHVVDLGDGGDRVDLATEVAARHGGTDLLVNNAGVALSGTFEQVDMKDFDWLMEINLHAVVRMTKAFLPQLLSHPGSHVVNVSSLFGLLAPPAQVAYATSKFGVRGFSEALRHELSGRVGVTVVHPGGVRTNIAMSARISGPDVDGEQAAQLRQFTEKALTLPPEEAARQIIAAVQARKPRLVITGIAKIADLLVRIAPGRYWAFFARGIRKQGF, from the coding sequence ATGACCACGATGGAGCGGTTCGCGTTCGCCGGGCGTACGTGTGTGATCACCGGGGCGGCGAGCGGCATCGGCGCCGCGCTCGCGCTCGACCTGGCCAAGCGGCGCGCCGTGCTCGCGCTGGTGGACAAGGATGCCGACGGATTGGCGCGGATCGCCGACCTGGCCCGCCGGACCGGCGCCAAGGACGTCAGCACCCACGTCGTCGACCTCGGCGACGGGGGCGACCGCGTGGATCTGGCGACCGAGGTGGCCGCCCGGCACGGCGGCACCGATCTGCTCGTCAACAATGCCGGGGTCGCCCTGAGCGGCACCTTCGAGCAGGTCGACATGAAGGACTTCGACTGGCTCATGGAGATCAACCTGCACGCGGTGGTGCGGATGACCAAGGCGTTCCTGCCGCAGTTGCTCAGCCACCCGGGCTCGCACGTGGTCAACGTCTCCAGCCTCTTCGGCCTGCTCGCCCCGCCGGCGCAGGTGGCGTACGCGACCAGCAAGTTCGGCGTCCGCGGCTTCTCCGAGGCGCTGCGCCACGAGCTCTCCGGACGGGTCGGCGTGACGGTCGTGCACCCCGGCGGCGTACGCACCAACATCGCCATGAGCGCGCGGATCAGCGGGCCCGACGTCGACGGCGAGCAGGCGGCGCAGCTCCGCCAGTTCACCGAGAAGGCGCTGACCCTGCCGCCGGAGGAGGCGGCCCGGCAGATCATCGCGGCGGTGCAGGCCCGCAAGCCCCGGCTGGTGATCACCGGAATCGCGAAGATCGCCGACCTGCTGGTCCGGATCGCTCCGGGACGCTACTGGGCCTTCTTCGCGCGCGGGATCCGCAAACAGGGCTTCTGA
- a CDS encoding ATP-binding cassette domain-containing protein produces MTADLVIEAEGLVKHFGATKALQGVDLAVLRGTVLGVLGPNGAGKTTAVRVLSTLLVPDAGSARIGGFDVVRDAERVRQAIGLTGQYASVDEDLTGRQNLELFGTLLDLGRAGARRRAAELLEWFDLTGAADRPAKTYSGGMRRRLDLAASLVGSPDVIFLDEPTTGLDPAKREDMWEVVRTLVADGATVLLTTQYLEEADALADAITVIDHGRVIAHDTPDGLKRVVGGQTLEIRPALPADLPRTAAILSEVSSGAVADEIRKGVLAVPVADDAAMTEAVARLACAGVAVTELSLHLPSLDEVFFTLTGATHTEVAA; encoded by the coding sequence ATGACCGCAGATCTCGTGATCGAGGCCGAGGGCCTCGTCAAGCACTTCGGTGCGACCAAGGCGTTGCAGGGGGTCGATCTCGCCGTGCTCCGGGGCACGGTGCTCGGCGTGCTCGGCCCCAACGGCGCCGGGAAGACCACCGCCGTCCGGGTGCTCTCCACCCTGCTGGTGCCGGACGCCGGCAGCGCCCGGATCGGCGGCTTCGACGTCGTCCGCGATGCCGAGCGGGTGCGCCAGGCGATCGGTCTCACCGGCCAGTACGCGTCCGTCGACGAGGACCTCACCGGCCGGCAGAACCTCGAGCTCTTCGGCACCCTGCTCGATCTGGGCCGGGCCGGCGCGCGGCGCCGGGCCGCCGAGCTGCTCGAGTGGTTCGACCTGACCGGGGCGGCGGACCGGCCGGCCAAGACCTATTCCGGTGGCATGCGGCGGCGCCTCGACCTGGCCGCGAGCCTGGTCGGCTCCCCCGACGTCATCTTCCTGGACGAGCCCACGACCGGGCTCGACCCGGCCAAGCGCGAGGACATGTGGGAGGTGGTGCGCACCCTCGTCGCCGACGGCGCGACAGTGCTGCTCACCACCCAGTACCTGGAGGAGGCCGACGCGCTCGCCGACGCGATCACCGTGATCGACCACGGCAGGGTCATCGCCCACGACACCCCGGACGGCCTCAAGCGGGTGGTCGGCGGCCAGACCCTGGAGATACGCCCGGCGCTCCCGGCGGACCTGCCGCGGACCGCGGCGATCCTCTCCGAGGTCTCGTCGGGTGCGGTGGCCGACGAGATCCGCAAGGGCGTGCTCGCCGTGCCGGTCGCGGACGACGCCGCGATGACGGAGGCGGTCGCGCGGCTGGCGTGCGCCGGCGTCGCCGTCACCGAGCTGTCCCTGCACCTGCCGAGCCTGGACGAGGTGTTCTTCACGCTCACCGGGGCCACCCACACGGAGGTCGCGGCATGA
- a CDS encoding ABC transporter permease: MTTLVERTRTPIRPAAPQRRPWRLVRHSLALAKRSLIKTRRTPEALIDVTLQPALFLVIFVYVFGGAVAGSTHEYLQFLLPGILAQTIATGCIAIGVNLNSDLQKGIFDRFRSLPVPRSAPLVGAVLGDVVRYLIVTLVTLAMGYVMGFRITTDPLSAVAGCLLAVLFALCLSWLPVFVAMRVRTPGAVQGVMFALIMPLSFASNVFVAAETLPGWMQAFTDVNPMTHLVGAVRGLFVGTPLGAHVWWTLAWCAGFVVCFMPLALRAYRKKV; encoded by the coding sequence ATGACGACGCTCGTCGAGAGGACCCGTACGCCGATCCGGCCGGCGGCGCCACAGCGGCGACCGTGGCGGCTCGTACGCCATTCGCTGGCGCTGGCGAAGCGCAGTCTGATCAAGACGCGGCGCACGCCGGAGGCGCTCATCGACGTCACCCTGCAACCGGCGTTGTTCCTGGTCATCTTCGTCTACGTCTTCGGCGGCGCGGTCGCCGGCTCGACCCACGAGTACCTGCAGTTCCTGCTGCCCGGCATCCTGGCGCAGACGATCGCCACCGGCTGCATCGCGATCGGCGTCAACCTCAACTCGGACCTGCAGAAGGGCATCTTCGACCGGTTCCGCTCGCTGCCGGTGCCCCGATCGGCGCCGCTCGTCGGCGCGGTGCTCGGTGACGTCGTCCGCTACCTGATCGTCACGCTGGTGACGCTGGCGATGGGCTACGTCATGGGCTTCCGGATCACCACCGATCCGCTCAGCGCGGTCGCCGGCTGTCTGCTCGCGGTGCTGTTCGCGCTGTGCCTGAGCTGGTTGCCGGTCTTCGTGGCGATGAGGGTACGCACGCCCGGCGCCGTGCAGGGCGTCATGTTCGCGCTCATCATGCCGCTGAGCTTCGCCTCGAACGTCTTCGTGGCCGCCGAGACGCTGCCCGGCTGGATGCAGGCCTTCACCGACGTGAACCCGATGACCCATCTCGTCGGGGCGGTCCGGGGGTTGTTCGTCGGCACCCCGCTGGGCGCTCACGTGTGGTGGACGCTCGCCTGGTGCGCCGGATTCGTGGTGTGCTTCATGCCGCTGGCGCTCCGGGCGTACCGGAAGAAGGTGTGA
- a CDS encoding BTAD domain-containing putative transcriptional regulator, whose product MRITTLGPLAVDGQPVRGERLAAVIRELVGARGRTVSTGALVDAVWRGDPPEDSAGAVQALISRARRLGLEVTAVPGGYRVPGDRVENDAVAARDLAGRARAALRDGDLPLARREADAARALFPAVPDLSDVEVARLFGEVAAVGAEAALAGCGSGEHDGDLRLLVARTPPDEPAAALLVRILAAQGRDAEALEVVERLRAELADRYGTDPSPIIAEVRLALLRGELKPRSAPRRPARIVMPASWRRPGTVLVGRDSDVAAVVRSLAEVPLVTVVATGGAGKTRLAAEVARRVPGAVRVIELAGVRTPEEVLPVVLAALGGAETATAASALSGERRVLSPEERLRAVVPELDGLVVLDNCEHLLDAAAAVVADLLGAASPELAVLATSRAPLGLAGELVHRLPALPDAEALDLLQARARAGGAAVTWDTERALALCDRLDNLPLALELAAARLRHMPIDDVLAGLADRFALLDDALRGLPERHASLWAMVDWSRELLAPDDRELLQRLAVIPAPFTAEAAAAVAGVPDVRRGLAALVEQSLLILDDGDSGPPRWRMLETVREYGEARLGDRTAAMTGLVAWARRRAVALGADQIGPRQLGALAESAREQENFLAALRWSLAHDDEPATVDVAAALFQLWTVRGLHVEVSVWSRLVLHADDPAARSASAVLCGRASGKPLPDADRLARLCLLARTNGSITGPARLMVLAGRALRVLARERPAEVSPRHTALAEALPGFDRFAPEQTLRGAETLIAHPDPYVRALGLFTRAVLREHGGMPEDSIGDAEAAYALFETVGDHWGMAMTAQAVGHAFGAGRDTAVEWLGRSVRHMELLGAAQDARSIRVLLDARRALEGDAEAEGRLRETAASAQADPGDVAQACLGLAHLAWERGDFEEVVACADAVAQACTEFAVAMTQHRVVFRVAAAVLHVMAADERPAGEAQVRGVTLLALVRDEVLAANDTPLVGAWALGGAVLAAHRGDQEQTRELWARAMRVGASMSMMLPPGHNGRLTEALGTEDLRRSLLAAHRDEPVAATVTQIQNLMDRLLTPSSGTPGAPAA is encoded by the coding sequence GTGCGGATCACCACGCTCGGCCCGCTGGCCGTCGACGGGCAGCCCGTCCGGGGCGAACGCCTTGCCGCGGTGATTCGTGAGCTTGTCGGTGCGCGCGGGCGCACGGTCTCGACCGGCGCGCTGGTCGATGCCGTCTGGCGCGGCGACCCGCCGGAGGATTCCGCGGGTGCGGTGCAGGCGCTGATCTCCCGCGCCCGACGGCTGGGACTGGAGGTCACCGCCGTTCCCGGCGGTTACCGCGTTCCCGGGGACCGGGTGGAGAACGATGCCGTGGCCGCGCGGGATCTGGCCGGCCGGGCCCGGGCAGCGCTGCGCGACGGCGACCTCCCACTCGCCCGGCGCGAGGCGGATGCCGCCCGCGCCCTGTTCCCGGCCGTGCCCGATCTGAGCGACGTCGAAGTCGCCCGGCTGTTCGGCGAGGTCGCCGCGGTGGGCGCCGAGGCGGCGCTTGCCGGGTGTGGTTCCGGCGAGCATGACGGCGACCTGCGGCTGCTGGTCGCGCGTACCCCGCCCGACGAGCCGGCCGCGGCGTTGCTGGTGCGGATCCTGGCCGCGCAGGGGCGCGACGCCGAGGCGCTGGAGGTCGTCGAGCGGCTCCGCGCCGAGCTCGCCGATCGGTACGGCACCGACCCGTCCCCGATCATCGCCGAGGTGCGGCTTGCGCTGCTGCGCGGCGAACTGAAGCCGCGCAGCGCGCCCCGCCGCCCGGCGCGGATCGTCATGCCGGCCTCCTGGCGACGCCCGGGGACCGTCCTCGTCGGACGGGACTCCGACGTGGCGGCCGTGGTGCGGAGCCTCGCCGAGGTGCCGCTGGTGACCGTCGTGGCGACCGGGGGCGCGGGCAAGACACGGCTCGCCGCCGAGGTTGCCCGCCGGGTGCCGGGTGCCGTACGCGTCATCGAGCTGGCCGGCGTACGCACCCCGGAGGAGGTGCTGCCGGTGGTCCTCGCCGCGCTCGGCGGCGCCGAGACGGCCACGGCCGCGTCGGCCCTGTCCGGGGAGCGCCGGGTGCTGAGCCCCGAGGAGCGGCTGCGCGCGGTCGTCCCCGAGCTGGACGGCCTGGTGGTGCTCGACAACTGCGAGCACCTTCTCGACGCCGCGGCGGCCGTCGTCGCCGACCTGCTCGGCGCCGCGTCCCCGGAGCTGGCGGTGCTGGCGACCAGCCGGGCACCGCTCGGGCTCGCGGGCGAGCTGGTGCACCGGCTTCCGGCACTGCCCGACGCCGAGGCACTGGACCTGCTCCAAGCCCGCGCCCGGGCCGGCGGCGCCGCGGTGACCTGGGATACCGAGCGGGCGCTCGCCCTCTGCGACCGGCTCGACAACCTGCCGCTCGCCCTGGAGCTCGCCGCGGCCCGGCTGCGCCACATGCCCATCGACGACGTGCTGGCCGGCCTCGCCGACCGGTTCGCCCTGCTCGACGACGCGTTGCGCGGCCTGCCCGAGCGGCATGCCAGCCTGTGGGCGATGGTCGACTGGAGCCGGGAGCTGCTCGCGCCGGACGACCGAGAGCTGCTGCAGCGGCTCGCGGTGATCCCGGCGCCGTTCACCGCCGAGGCCGCGGCCGCCGTCGCGGGGGTGCCGGACGTCCGCCGTGGCCTGGCCGCCCTGGTGGAGCAGTCGCTGCTCATTCTCGACGACGGTGACAGCGGTCCGCCGCGCTGGCGGATGCTGGAGACGGTCCGCGAGTACGGGGAGGCTCGCCTCGGCGACCGCACCGCCGCGATGACCGGCCTGGTCGCGTGGGCCCGGCGGCGGGCGGTCGCGCTCGGCGCCGACCAGATCGGACCGCGCCAGCTCGGCGCACTCGCCGAGTCCGCCCGCGAGCAGGAGAACTTCCTCGCGGCGCTGCGCTGGAGCCTTGCGCACGACGACGAACCGGCCACCGTGGACGTGGCCGCCGCCCTGTTCCAGCTCTGGACCGTCCGCGGCCTGCACGTGGAGGTGTCGGTGTGGAGCCGCCTGGTGCTGCACGCCGACGATCCCGCGGCACGGAGCGCCTCGGCCGTGCTGTGCGGCCGGGCGAGCGGAAAGCCGCTGCCGGACGCGGACCGGCTCGCCCGGCTCTGCCTGCTGGCCCGGACCAACGGCTCGATCACCGGCCCGGCCCGGCTGATGGTGCTCGCCGGGCGGGCGCTGCGCGTCCTGGCCCGGGAGCGGCCCGCCGAGGTCTCTCCGCGGCACACGGCGCTGGCCGAGGCGCTGCCGGGGTTCGACCGGTTCGCGCCGGAGCAGACCCTGCGCGGCGCCGAGACGCTCATCGCCCATCCGGACCCTTACGTGCGTGCGCTGGGTCTCTTCACCCGGGCGGTGCTGCGGGAGCACGGCGGCATGCCGGAGGACTCCATCGGGGACGCCGAGGCGGCGTACGCACTCTTCGAGACGGTGGGCGACCACTGGGGAATGGCCATGACCGCCCAGGCCGTGGGTCACGCCTTCGGCGCCGGGCGGGACACCGCCGTGGAGTGGCTGGGGCGCAGCGTGCGGCACATGGAGTTGCTCGGCGCGGCCCAGGATGCCCGGTCGATCCGGGTTCTGCTCGACGCCCGGCGGGCGTTGGAGGGCGACGCCGAGGCCGAGGGCCGGTTGCGCGAGACGGCGGCATCGGCGCAGGCCGACCCGGGCGACGTGGCGCAGGCGTGCCTGGGGCTGGCCCATCTCGCGTGGGAGCGGGGTGACTTCGAGGAGGTCGTCGCGTGTGCCGATGCGGTGGCCCAGGCGTGTACGGAGTTCGCCGTGGCCATGACGCAGCACCGGGTGGTGTTCCGGGTGGCGGCGGCGGTGCTGCACGTGATGGCGGCTGACGAGCGTCCGGCCGGGGAGGCGCAGGTCCGGGGCGTCACCCTGCTGGCGTTGGTCCGCGACGAGGTGCTGGCCGCCAACGACACCCCGCTCGTGGGTGCGTGGGCCCTCGGCGGTGCCGTGCTCGCCGCCCACCGCGGTGACCAGGAGCAGACCCGCGAACTGTGGGCGCGTGCCATGCGGGTAGGCGCCTCGATGAGCATGATGCTCCCGCCGGGCCACAACGGACGGTTGACGGAGGCCCTCGGGACCGAGGACCTCCGTCGTAGCCTGCTCGCCGCTCATCGCGACGAGCCCGTCGCGGCCACGGTCACGCAGATCCAGAACCTGATGGACCGGCTGCTCACACCTTCTTCCGGTACGCCCGGAGCGCCAGCGGCATGA
- a CDS encoding alkaline phosphatase family protein yields the protein MAVQRGRTGLRALLNWRRVLDRLRAVLRNGITTFIVLTVTLWLMPGVRATDVLDTMGLVVLVAVVGAVLRPLLLAGVTALGGWGAMLLGVLAQVIVMVVALELDPSKRLSGWPTVGFAALLAVVCAAIFDWMMDSGTEDTFLAESKRLMRGIRRRQARQDGGPLLDLRRPRPGTEPGLLVVQLDGVSEPVLRWAVRAGNLPTIGRWLRTGTHTMRGWHTGLPSTTPAAQAGILHGASRQIPAFRWFEKDTGRLMVSNRPRDAAVIEQRLSDGRGLLHEGGVSIGNAFSGDAAINLLTVSHAALPGRSARGWAAFMASPFGFTRALVLGVGEVITELHQARLQRRRNLEPRVSRSGAFLALRPASMLLRDVNVSLIAEQMARGAPVVYCDLVDYDEVAHHAGPARPESMRQLESLDRMLGVLERLGREAARAYRIVVLSDHGQSQGATFRQRYGETLEEAVARFSAPDQTDAPSVPAEEEATKEPDFPHPPIAPVLVVSSGNLALIYLTRHAGRLGRDRIDAIYPQLVDGLAGHPGVGLVVVREDDGPVAYGPAGSHRLVDGTVEGQDPLLPYGPRARTDLLRHQQAAHVGDLVVISAVDPVTDEVAAFEELVGSHGGLGGWQTEAMVVHPAEWPVTQGDLAGPDALHRQLAEWLAVLGLRTVEPRREMPVASLPKDRDGAAARLSHSRDG from the coding sequence GTGGCCGTACAACGAGGGCGAACCGGGCTGCGCGCGCTGCTCAACTGGCGGCGCGTCCTCGATCGGCTGCGGGCGGTCCTGCGCAACGGGATCACCACCTTCATCGTGCTCACCGTCACTCTCTGGCTGATGCCCGGGGTCCGTGCCACGGACGTCCTCGACACGATGGGCCTCGTGGTGCTCGTCGCGGTGGTCGGCGCGGTGCTCCGCCCGCTGCTGCTCGCCGGCGTCACCGCCCTGGGCGGCTGGGGCGCGATGCTGCTCGGCGTGCTCGCCCAGGTCATCGTCATGGTGGTGGCCCTGGAACTGGACCCGTCGAAGCGGCTCAGCGGCTGGCCCACCGTCGGCTTCGCCGCGCTGCTCGCCGTGGTGTGCGCCGCGATCTTCGACTGGATGATGGACAGCGGCACCGAGGACACCTTCCTCGCCGAGTCGAAGCGGCTCATGCGCGGCATCCGGCGGCGCCAGGCCCGGCAGGACGGCGGTCCGCTCCTCGACCTGCGCCGTCCCCGGCCCGGCACCGAGCCCGGCCTGCTCGTCGTCCAGCTCGACGGGGTCAGCGAGCCGGTGCTGCGCTGGGCCGTCCGCGCCGGCAACCTGCCGACCATCGGCCGCTGGCTGCGTACGGGCACCCACACGATGCGCGGCTGGCACACCGGCCTGCCCTCGACCACCCCGGCCGCGCAGGCGGGCATCCTGCACGGCGCCTCCCGGCAGATTCCCGCGTTCCGCTGGTTCGAGAAGGACACCGGCCGGCTGATGGTCTCCAACCGTCCCCGCGACGCGGCCGTGATCGAGCAGCGCCTCTCCGACGGCCGGGGGCTGCTGCACGAGGGTGGGGTCAGCATCGGCAACGCCTTCTCCGGCGACGCCGCCATCAACCTGCTCACGGTGAGCCACGCGGCCCTGCCCGGGCGCTCGGCCCGCGGCTGGGCGGCGTTCATGGCCAGCCCGTTCGGCTTCACCCGCGCGCTGGTGCTCGGGGTCGGCGAGGTCATCACCGAGCTGCACCAGGCCCGGCTGCAGCGCCGGCGCAACCTCGAGCCGCGGGTCAGCCGCTCCGGCGCCTTCCTGGCGCTGCGGCCGGCCTCGATGCTGCTGCGCGACGTCAACGTCTCGCTGATCGCCGAGCAGATGGCCCGGGGCGCGCCGGTGGTCTACTGCGACCTGGTCGACTACGACGAGGTGGCCCACCACGCCGGCCCGGCCCGGCCCGAGTCGATGCGGCAGCTCGAGAGCCTGGACCGGATGCTCGGCGTGCTGGAACGGCTGGGGCGCGAGGCGGCGCGCGCGTACCGGATCGTCGTGCTCTCGGACCACGGGCAGAGCCAGGGTGCGACGTTCCGGCAGCGCTACGGCGAGACCCTCGAGGAGGCGGTCGCCCGGTTCTCCGCACCGGATCAGACCGACGCGCCGAGCGTCCCGGCCGAGGAGGAGGCCACCAAGGAGCCGGATTTCCCGCACCCGCCGATCGCGCCGGTGCTGGTCGTCTCCTCGGGCAACCTCGCTTTGATCTACCTGACCCGGCACGCCGGACGGCTCGGCCGGGACCGCATCGACGCGATCTACCCCCAGCTCGTCGACGGCCTCGCCGGGCATCCGGGCGTCGGTCTGGTGGTCGTGCGCGAGGACGACGGCCCGGTGGCGTACGGTCCGGCCGGCTCGCACCGGCTGGTGGACGGCACGGTCGAGGGGCAGGACCCGCTGCTGCCGTACGGTCCGCGGGCCCGCACCGACCTGCTGCGCCACCAGCAGGCGGCGCACGTCGGGGACCTCGTGGTGATCAGCGCCGTCGACCCGGTGACCGACGAGGTGGCGGCGTTCGAAGAGCTGGTGGGCTCGCACGGCGGACTCGGTGGGTGGCAGACCGAGGCGATGGTGGTCCACCCGGCCGAGTGGCCGGTCACCCAGGGGGACCTCGCCGGGCCGGACGCCCTGCACCGGCAGCTCGCGGAGTGGCTGGCGGTGCTGGGGCTGCGCACCGTCGAGCCGCGGCGGGAGATGCCGGTCGCTTCGCTCCCGAAGGACCGTGACGGCGCGGCGGCGCGACTTTCCCACAGCCGGGATGGTTGA
- a CDS encoding DUF6174 domain-containing protein: MRRLFPCAALAVLLGGCAGNVPSGMEEPPTTWTVPGKYAFTLVSDCGERALIGKFRVTVESDKVTRAEGLDDAARRAMMLRLANLVPTLRQLEDEAETARREGAEVVQVERDISDAHPVRIVIDKSASAADDESCYTIEDYTIGLAAEPSATPSR, translated from the coding sequence GTGCGTCGTCTGTTCCCATGTGCCGCGCTCGCCGTGCTGCTGGGCGGCTGCGCCGGCAACGTACCGAGTGGCATGGAAGAACCACCCACCACCTGGACCGTGCCCGGCAAGTACGCGTTCACCCTCGTGTCCGACTGTGGGGAACGTGCCTTGATCGGCAAGTTCCGCGTCACCGTCGAGAGTGACAAGGTGACCCGCGCCGAGGGGCTTGACGACGCGGCACGGCGGGCAATGATGCTGCGCCTGGCCAACCTCGTCCCGACGTTGCGGCAGCTCGAGGACGAGGCCGAGACGGCGCGGCGGGAGGGCGCGGAGGTGGTTCAGGTCGAGCGGGACATCTCGGATGCCCACCCGGTCCGCATCGTGATCGACAAGTCGGCCTCCGCCGCGGACGACGAGTCCTGCTACACGATCGAGGACTACACGATCGGGTTAGCCGCCGAGCCGTCGGCGACGCCGTCGAGGTAG
- a CDS encoding glycoside hydrolase family 18 protein, whose translation MRVVPVLVVMIALLAGCTTPEAASPAPSAKASPGSRVVAYFTDWGVYGRDFQVRDVDTSGAAARLTHLVYAFGKVTDGTCATGDAWAAFGKPYAAADSVDGVADATQELRGTFGQLRRLKARHPHLRILWSFGGWTGSGGYTEAARDPARFARSCAALLRDPRWAGLFDGIDVDWEYPNACGLACDRSGPLALGALLGALRTELGPEAVITAAVPGDLGKLAATDYAAAARAATWLSAMTYDFFGTGDTPGPTAPHSPLTAYPGIPRETATADATVRELLALGVPRDKVLLGVGFYGRGWRGVTTASPGGRASGAAAGSHEKGVEDYEVLRKTCPPTGTAGGTAYAFCHGQWWSYDTPETIKAKMAYARGNGLGGAFAWELSGDTPDAQLVRAMADGLGG comes from the coding sequence GTGCGGGTCGTGCCCGTTCTCGTCGTCATGATCGCGTTGCTGGCCGGATGCACCACGCCGGAGGCGGCGTCGCCCGCGCCGTCGGCCAAGGCGTCGCCCGGCTCGCGCGTGGTGGCGTATTTCACCGACTGGGGCGTGTACGGCCGCGACTTCCAGGTCCGCGACGTCGACACCAGCGGCGCGGCGGCCCGGCTCACCCACCTCGTGTACGCGTTCGGCAAGGTCACCGACGGCACCTGCGCGACAGGCGATGCCTGGGCCGCGTTCGGCAAGCCGTACGCCGCGGCGGACAGTGTGGACGGTGTCGCCGACGCCACCCAGGAGCTGCGCGGCACCTTCGGCCAGCTCCGCAGGCTCAAGGCACGCCACCCCCACCTGCGGATCCTCTGGTCCTTCGGCGGGTGGACCGGCTCGGGCGGCTACACCGAGGCGGCCCGCGATCCGGCGCGCTTCGCCCGCTCCTGCGCCGCGCTGCTGCGGGACCCCCGCTGGGCCGGCCTCTTCGACGGCATCGACGTGGACTGGGAGTATCCGAACGCCTGCGGGCTGGCCTGCGATCGCAGCGGCCCGCTCGCGCTCGGCGCTCTGCTCGGCGCGTTGCGCACGGAGCTGGGACCGGAGGCCGTCATCACCGCCGCGGTGCCCGGCGACCTCGGCAAGCTCGCCGCCACCGACTATGCGGCCGCGGCGCGGGCGGCGACCTGGCTCAGCGCGATGACCTACGACTTCTTCGGCACCGGCGACACGCCCGGGCCCACCGCACCGCACTCGCCGCTGACCGCGTACCCGGGGATCCCGCGGGAGACCGCGACCGCCGACGCCACCGTCCGCGAGCTCCTGGCCCTGGGCGTGCCGCGCGACAAGGTGCTGCTCGGGGTGGGTTTCTACGGCCGGGGCTGGCGCGGGGTGACCACGGCCTCACCCGGGGGCCGGGCGAGCGGCGCGGCCGCCGGCTCCCACGAGAAGGGCGTGGAGGACTACGAGGTACTGCGCAAGACCTGCCCCCCGACGGGTACGGCGGGCGGCACGGCCTACGCGTTCTGCCACGGCCAGTGGTGGAGCTACGACACCCCCGAGACCATCAAGGCCAAGATGGCGTACGCCCGCGGCAACGGCCTCGGCGGCGCCTTCGCGTGGGAGCTCTCCGGTGACACGCCGGACGCCCAGCTCGTCCGCGCGATGGCCGACGGGCTGGGCGGTTAG
- a CDS encoding LamG-like jellyroll fold domain-containing protein: MRSRRAFVFVALAGLLAAVIAAPAAPAGSASVTAAPASGEAALRTAAARAVLAVAAAARAAGGTFVARYTFDGGRTSGIRDESGRGHTLRLIAGNGGTVRVVPHRSGQALRFPAKCRTTSNCPHAALQSASSAALNPGTRPISFGAAVLLARSQTTRGQNIVQKGYSSTSSQYKLQIDGAAGNPSCVFHGAGTGLKIARSSVSVADGSWHTVECRRTPTALTVLVDGAVRGNRAISARLSVANNRPLSIGGKGAYADNDQFHGIIDDVWVRIG; encoded by the coding sequence ATGAGATCTCGTCGTGCGTTCGTCTTCGTAGCTCTCGCCGGTCTGCTGGCCGCAGTCATCGCCGCTCCCGCGGCTCCCGCCGGATCGGCGTCGGTCACCGCCGCTCCGGCCTCCGGAGAGGCGGCCCTGCGGACGGCGGCCGCCCGGGCGGTCCTGGCCGTGGCCGCCGCGGCCCGGGCCGCCGGTGGGACGTTCGTCGCGCGATACACCTTCGACGGCGGTCGGACGAGCGGGATCCGGGACGAGTCCGGCCGCGGGCACACGCTGCGGCTGATCGCCGGCAACGGAGGGACGGTCCGCGTCGTCCCGCACCGCAGCGGCCAGGCGCTGCGCTTCCCGGCGAAGTGCCGGACCACCTCGAACTGCCCGCACGCCGCCCTGCAGAGCGCCAGTTCCGCGGCCCTCAACCCGGGAACCCGGCCGATCTCCTTCGGGGCGGCCGTGCTGCTCGCCCGCAGTCAGACCACCCGCGGCCAGAACATCGTGCAGAAGGGATACTCCTCGACGAGCAGCCAGTACAAGTTGCAGATCGACGGCGCCGCGGGGAACCCGAGCTGCGTGTTCCACGGTGCCGGCACCGGCCTCAAGATCGCGCGCAGCTCGGTCTCCGTCGCCGACGGTAGCTGGCATACCGTGGAGTGCCGCCGGACCCCGACCGCGCTGACCGTCCTGGTCGACGGCGCGGTCCGGGGCAACAGGGCGATCTCCGCGCGGCTGTCGGTGGCCAACAACCGCCCGCTCAGCATCGGCGGCAAGGGTGCCTACGCCGACAACGACCAGTTCCACGGCATCATCGACGACGTCTGGGTCCGGATCGGCTAA